Proteins co-encoded in one Streptomyces sp. NBC_00557 genomic window:
- a CDS encoding non-ribosomal peptide synthetase, whose amino-acid sequence MTLPQDAAPAGRLLHELVAAQAAATPDAVAVEAGDDRVTYAELDTRADQLAWVLRERGVGPDAVVGVCLRRGIELVVSYLAVLKAGGAYLALDPADPGERLAYTIDNAGAGLVLSEPGIAADWPQDAAARVLDVRDAEKEAAATVRQGPPPAELTGEHCAYVIYTSGSTGRPKGVLVPHQGIVNLSRWNVRTHQITGEDRYALLARVAFDAICWETWGALAGGATLVAAPETVKQDPDATLAWLGEQGITVAFLPPLLAERLYDSPYAQQVKLRVLLTGSDRLAQHPPAGVSFTVYNHYGPTEYSVIGAAGPVPAGAEGAPVLGTPIDGTEVYVLDDRGERVPAGETGEIHLSGVGLARGYLNRTALTAEKFLPDPFSAVPGARMYATGDLGHWNPDGTLSFEGRADRQVKIRGYRVECGEVETRLLAHPFVRETAVVAAQDSSGAARLVAYIVSAPGHEPTEGELRDHLGAALPDWMIPSVYHPLTSLPKNANGKVDHAQLPDPHTERPDTGTDFVGPRNAREETIARIWAEVLSLDTVGVYDNFFDLGGHSLLATEIVEQIATELDVDLDVRAIFDYPTIAELSTSLT is encoded by the coding sequence ATGACCCTCCCCCAGGACGCCGCACCGGCCGGCCGTCTGCTGCACGAGCTGGTGGCGGCCCAGGCCGCGGCCACGCCCGACGCCGTCGCCGTGGAAGCGGGCGACGACCGCGTGACCTACGCGGAACTGGACACCCGCGCCGACCAGTTGGCCTGGGTGCTCCGCGAGCGGGGTGTCGGTCCCGATGCGGTGGTCGGTGTCTGCCTGCGGCGCGGCATCGAGCTCGTCGTGTCCTACCTCGCGGTGCTCAAGGCCGGGGGCGCGTACCTGGCCCTGGACCCCGCCGACCCCGGCGAGCGGCTGGCCTACACGATCGACAACGCCGGCGCCGGCCTGGTCCTCTCCGAGCCCGGCATCGCCGCCGACTGGCCGCAGGACGCCGCGGCCCGCGTCCTGGACGTGCGGGACGCGGAGAAGGAGGCCGCCGCCACGGTGCGGCAGGGCCCGCCGCCCGCCGAACTGACCGGTGAGCACTGCGCGTACGTCATCTACACCTCCGGCTCCACCGGTCGGCCCAAGGGCGTGCTCGTCCCGCACCAGGGCATCGTGAACCTGTCGCGCTGGAACGTCCGCACGCACCAGATCACCGGCGAGGACCGGTACGCGCTGCTCGCCCGGGTCGCCTTCGACGCCATCTGCTGGGAGACCTGGGGCGCACTGGCAGGGGGTGCGACGCTGGTCGCCGCGCCGGAGACGGTCAAGCAGGACCCCGACGCGACGCTCGCCTGGCTCGGCGAGCAGGGCATCACGGTGGCGTTCCTGCCGCCGCTGCTCGCCGAGCGCCTCTACGACAGCCCGTACGCCCAGCAGGTGAAACTGCGCGTCCTGCTGACCGGCTCCGACCGGCTGGCCCAACACCCGCCTGCGGGCGTCTCCTTCACCGTGTACAACCACTACGGGCCCACCGAGTACAGCGTGATCGGCGCCGCCGGTCCGGTCCCCGCGGGTGCCGAGGGCGCGCCCGTCCTCGGCACGCCGATCGACGGCACAGAGGTGTACGTCCTCGACGACAGGGGCGAGCGGGTGCCGGCCGGCGAGACCGGCGAGATCCACCTCAGCGGCGTCGGACTGGCCCGCGGCTATCTGAACCGCACTGCGCTGACCGCCGAGAAGTTCCTCCCGGACCCCTTCTCCGCCGTCCCGGGCGCCCGCATGTACGCCACCGGCGACCTCGGGCACTGGAACCCGGACGGCACCCTGTCGTTCGAGGGGCGTGCCGACCGCCAGGTGAAGATCCGCGGTTACCGCGTCGAGTGCGGCGAGGTCGAGACGCGGCTGCTGGCCCACCCGTTCGTCCGCGAGACGGCCGTGGTGGCCGCCCAGGACTCCAGCGGGGCCGCGCGGCTCGTCGCGTACATCGTGTCCGCGCCCGGGCACGAGCCCACCGAGGGAGAGCTCCGCGACCACCTCGGCGCCGCGCTGCCCGACTGGATGATCCCCTCGGTCTACCACCCGCTGACCAGCCTCCCGAAGAACGCCAACGGCAAGGTCGACCACGCCCAGCTGCCCGACCCGCACACCGAACGTCCTGACACGGGCACGGACTTCGTGGGTCCGCGCAATGCCAGGGAGGAGACCATCGCCCGGATCTGGGCGGAGGTGCTGAGCCTCGACACGGTCGGCGTGTACGACAACTTCTTCGACCTGGGCGGGCACTCGCTGCTGGCCACCGAGATCGTCGAGCAGATCGCGACCGAACTCGACGTCGATCTCGACGTGCGGGCCATCTTCGACTACCCGACGATCGCCGAACTCTCCACGAGCCTCACCTGA
- a CDS encoding tryptophan halogenase family protein — protein sequence MPETEAIRSIGVVGGGSAGYLAALTLRAHLPDTEISLLESSSIPVIGVGEATTSEFPPFLYKVLGFDIEDFYRKVRPTYKLGIRFNWGGTDEDHYFNYPFDTGTVAESQEYDGHIRRSTLESVLMSEHRHLVVRSGSQPPFSLEALYPFGYHIDNKRFLAYLRETALARDITHVDCTITDVEQGPDGLVTSVVDTEGRRHRFDFFIDCTGFKSLLLEKTMGSPFLSYGSSLLTDSALFGTAAHDGTIKPYTRAQTMDNGWAWTIPMREEDHLGYVYSSAFVSDEDAEAEFRRVYPGLGPVRKVRFRSGRHDQFVKGNVAAIGNSYGFVEPLESTGLFVICRQSLLLSMALAESAGRLTPKTTDAVNGAIADTWDFIRGFLSIHYRFNTRRDTEFWRACRSRTDISAVEHLVARFGELGALTYSTSDLSVGGTVNFGAFGHDVLLFGQQVPHAATGARETREAYERRAAGYDQLAKDALPQTDALRFLEEHPEILREPSVSESSWMAKFIGSVIDICEEALRTGHSKDTTMAERNQQS from the coding sequence ATGCCCGAAACCGAGGCGATACGTTCCATAGGTGTGGTCGGCGGAGGGAGTGCCGGATATCTGGCGGCGCTGACCCTCCGGGCCCATCTCCCGGACACCGAGATCAGCCTGCTGGAGTCGTCGAGCATTCCGGTCATCGGAGTCGGCGAGGCGACCACCTCCGAATTCCCGCCCTTCCTCTACAAGGTGCTGGGATTCGACATCGAGGACTTCTACCGGAAGGTCCGGCCGACGTACAAACTCGGCATCCGCTTCAACTGGGGCGGCACGGACGAGGACCACTACTTCAACTACCCGTTCGACACGGGCACGGTCGCCGAGTCGCAGGAGTACGACGGGCACATCCGGCGCAGCACGCTCGAGTCCGTGCTCATGTCGGAGCACCGCCACCTCGTCGTCCGGTCCGGGTCGCAGCCGCCGTTCTCGCTGGAGGCGCTGTACCCGTTCGGCTACCACATCGACAACAAGCGGTTCCTCGCCTATCTGCGCGAGACGGCGCTGGCCAGGGACATCACCCACGTCGACTGCACCATCACTGACGTCGAGCAGGGCCCTGACGGCCTCGTCACGTCGGTCGTCGACACGGAGGGGCGGCGCCACCGTTTCGACTTCTTCATCGACTGCACCGGCTTCAAGTCGCTGCTCCTGGAGAAGACGATGGGCTCCCCGTTCCTGTCGTACGGCTCCAGTCTGCTGACCGACAGCGCCCTGTTCGGTACGGCCGCTCACGACGGGACCATCAAGCCGTACACCCGCGCGCAGACCATGGACAACGGCTGGGCCTGGACCATCCCCATGCGGGAGGAGGACCACCTGGGCTACGTCTACTCCTCCGCGTTCGTCTCGGACGAGGACGCCGAGGCGGAGTTCCGCCGCGTGTACCCCGGTCTCGGGCCGGTGCGCAAGGTGCGGTTCCGCTCCGGCCGGCACGACCAGTTCGTCAAGGGGAACGTAGCGGCCATCGGTAATTCCTACGGCTTTGTCGAACCCCTGGAATCAACCGGCCTGTTCGTCATCTGCCGCCAGTCGCTGCTGCTTTCCATGGCGCTGGCCGAGAGCGCGGGCCGGCTGACGCCGAAGACCACCGACGCGGTGAACGGAGCGATCGCGGACACCTGGGACTTCATTCGGGGGTTCCTGTCCATCCACTACCGCTTCAACACCCGCCGGGACACCGAGTTCTGGAGGGCCTGCCGCAGCCGTACCGACATCTCCGCTGTCGAGCATCTGGTGGCGCGTTTCGGCGAACTGGGCGCCCTCACCTATTCGACGTCCGACCTGAGTGTCGGCGGCACCGTCAATTTCGGCGCCTTCGGACATGACGTCCTGCTCTTCGGCCAGCAGGTCCCGCACGCGGCGACCGGCGCCCGCGAGACCCGGGAAGCCTACGAAAGGCGTGCCGCCGGCTATGACCAACTGGCCAAGGACGCGCTCCCTCAGACCGACGCCCTGCGTTTTCTGGAAGAGCATCCCGAAATCCTGCGCGAGCCCAGCGTCAGTGAATCCTCCTGGATGGCGAAGTTCATTGGCTCCGTGATCGACATCTGCGAGGAAGCCCTGCGCACCGGGCACTCCAAGGACACCACCATGGCGGAAAGGAATCAGCAGTCATGA
- a CDS encoding thioesterase II family protein: MSEARLVRFGPERPTAPVVVCFPHAGGGASAFRRWARVLPGGLELMAVQLPGREDRAGEPFLTDFDALVAATARPVEEAVAGRPYAFFGHSAGSLIAFALARRARRLERALPAALAVSSFPPPHTLRPHALDDVPDKAILDFLNGLSYAFSNGPGAQPDLIREILPVLRADFAAVSSYRHSEEAPLECPLHVFGGSVDRFVRPAELERWRDYTQHEFSLRIMRGGHFHLHQNAAGILDVLAAHLIQHPITQEA; this comes from the coding sequence ATGTCTGAGGCCCGTCTGGTGCGTTTCGGACCCGAGCGGCCTACCGCCCCGGTGGTGGTCTGCTTCCCGCACGCCGGGGGTGGCGCGTCCGCGTTCCGCCGCTGGGCCCGTGTCCTGCCTGGAGGACTGGAGTTGATGGCCGTTCAGCTTCCGGGCCGGGAGGACAGGGCCGGGGAGCCCTTCCTCACCGACTTCGACGCGCTGGTGGCGGCGACCGCCCGGCCGGTGGAGGAGGCCGTGGCCGGCCGGCCGTACGCCTTCTTCGGGCACAGCGCAGGCTCGCTGATCGCTTTCGCGCTGGCCCGTCGGGCGCGCCGCCTGGAACGGGCGCTGCCCGCAGCGCTGGCCGTCTCCTCGTTCCCTCCGCCGCACACCCTGCGGCCGCACGCTCTGGACGATGTTCCGGACAAGGCGATTCTGGATTTCCTCAACGGGCTCTCCTACGCTTTTTCGAACGGCCCCGGAGCACAGCCCGACCTGATCAGGGAAATCCTGCCGGTGCTGCGCGCGGACTTCGCCGCCGTCAGCAGCTACAGGCATTCCGAGGAAGCTCCCCTGGAATGTCCGCTGCACGTCTTCGGCGGCTCGGTCGACCGCTTCGTCAGGCCTGCCGAACTGGAGCGGTGGCGCGACTACACGCAGCACGAATTCTCCCTGCGTATCATGCGCGGCGGCCATTTCCATCTCCACCAGAACGCCGCCGGAATCCTCGATGTTCTGGCCGCGCATCTCATCCAGCATCCCATCACCCAGGAGGCCTGA
- a CDS encoding MMPL family transporter gives MFTLQKNSSISALPDSAESVTADQKYQSFPQSKKLPALIVYQRPSSLTDADRARIDRDREAVERKITEGAEVHEARFARDGRTAVVEVDLPVPGTELSFEETADVGDSVRAIQRLVGRGDGGLDVAVTGQAGYTTANADIMRDVNMALFLGTLLVLLVVLVVAHRSPLLWAVTLAVAAFALAVAEGMVYLLGKATGLTYTTLSQGLLTVLALCGSTLYGLLLIARYREELRTHADRHEAMRAALPRAGGAVVTSAVAVVVGLLSLAAADLETTRGLGPVSAVAVVCALAVSMTLLPAALLVFGRWIFWPRIPRHGTTVEPESGFWGRLSERVGRRPRLVWAATTAVLGALSLGLLGSHTGLSTNDSFAHEPQAVAGQRMLAKGFPAGTTCPVIVIARSDAAERTLAAVRGIEGLAQPRRVAQAGELTLITATPTSAPAGRAALETVRHLRETLRDVPGADAVVGGQDAIALDRQDAESRDRMVVIPLLLLVLALALGLLLRSVVAPLVLVASVVLAYAAALGLSVAAHRPVFGFAGQDGTLALHSLAYLMTFGVGHGVFLLRRVQEERARLGTEAGVHRAVAVTAPALTGAALVVAATFSALALVPLVGVVEVAVVVALGVLLDAFVVRPVLLPALLLDLGDRMGWPRALPAGLSPGTASESAEPAPSRTGAVAGGRDV, from the coding sequence ATGTTCACGCTGCAGAAGAACAGCAGCATCAGCGCCCTGCCGGACTCCGCGGAATCCGTCACAGCCGACCAGAAATACCAGAGCTTCCCGCAGAGCAAGAAATTGCCCGCGCTCATCGTCTATCAGCGCCCGTCCTCGCTGACCGACGCCGACCGGGCCCGGATCGACCGCGACCGCGAGGCGGTCGAGCGGAAGATCACCGAGGGGGCCGAGGTGCACGAGGCCCGTTTCGCCCGGGACGGCAGGACGGCCGTCGTCGAGGTGGACCTTCCCGTGCCCGGCACCGAGCTGAGCTTCGAGGAGACGGCGGACGTCGGTGACTCCGTGCGGGCCATCCAGCGTCTGGTCGGCCGGGGCGACGGCGGGCTGGACGTGGCGGTGACGGGTCAGGCGGGCTACACGACAGCCAACGCCGACATCATGCGCGACGTCAACATGGCGCTGTTCCTCGGCACGCTGCTGGTTCTCCTGGTCGTCCTGGTCGTCGCCCACCGCAGTCCCCTGCTGTGGGCGGTGACGCTGGCCGTCGCGGCCTTCGCCCTGGCGGTCGCCGAGGGCATGGTCTACCTGCTCGGCAAGGCGACCGGACTCACGTACACGACGCTGTCGCAGGGGCTGCTCACCGTGCTCGCGCTGTGCGGCTCGACCCTGTACGGGCTGCTGCTCATCGCCCGGTACCGGGAGGAGTTGCGCACGCACGCCGACCGGCACGAGGCGATGCGCGCCGCGCTTCCCCGGGCCGGCGGGGCCGTCGTCACGAGCGCGGTCGCGGTCGTCGTCGGCCTGCTGAGCCTGGCGGCGGCGGATCTGGAGACGACGCGTGGGCTCGGGCCGGTCAGTGCGGTGGCCGTGGTGTGCGCGCTGGCCGTGTCGATGACTCTGCTGCCTGCCGCCCTGCTGGTGTTCGGGCGCTGGATCTTCTGGCCCCGCATACCCCGGCACGGAACCACGGTGGAGCCGGAGTCGGGCTTCTGGGGTCGCCTCTCGGAGCGGGTCGGCCGGCGGCCCCGGCTGGTCTGGGCGGCGACGACCGCGGTGCTCGGCGCGTTGTCGCTGGGACTGCTCGGCTCGCACACCGGTCTCAGCACGAACGATTCCTTCGCCCATGAACCCCAGGCTGTCGCCGGTCAGCGCATGCTCGCCAAGGGGTTCCCCGCGGGCACCACGTGCCCCGTGATCGTCATCGCGCGGTCCGACGCCGCGGAGCGGACACTCGCGGCGGTGCGCGGCATCGAGGGCCTGGCGCAGCCCCGCCGGGTCGCGCAGGCCGGTGAGCTGACCCTGATCACCGCGACGCCGACCTCTGCCCCGGCCGGCCGGGCGGCCCTGGAGACCGTGCGGCACCTGCGGGAGACCCTGCGCGACGTGCCCGGCGCGGACGCCGTGGTCGGCGGCCAGGACGCCATCGCGCTCGACAGGCAGGACGCCGAGTCCAGGGACCGTATGGTCGTCATCCCGCTGCTGCTGCTCGTCCTGGCGCTGGCGCTCGGCCTGCTGCTGCGCTCCGTCGTCGCTCCCTTGGTGCTGGTCGCAAGCGTGGTCCTCGCCTACGCGGCGGCGCTGGGCCTGTCGGTGGCCGCCCACCGGCCGGTCTTCGGCTTCGCCGGCCAGGACGGAACGCTCGCGCTGCACTCCCTGGCCTATCTGATGACCTTCGGCGTCGGTCACGGCGTCTTCCTGCTGAGGCGGGTGCAGGAGGAGCGGGCCCGCCTCGGTACGGAGGCCGGTGTGCACCGCGCGGTCGCCGTCACGGCCCCCGCGCTCACCGGCGCCGCGCTGGTCGTCGCCGCCACGTTCTCGGCGCTGGCGCTGGTGCCGCTGGTCGGAGTCGTCGAGGTCGCCGTCGTCGTGGCGCTCGGGGTGCTGCTGGACGCGTTCGTGGTGCGGCCGGTGCTGCTGCCGGCCCTGCTCCTGGACCTCGGGGACCGGATGGGGTGGCCGCGTGCGCTGCCCGCGGGGCTCTCCCCGGGCACGGCGTCCGAATCCGCGGAGCCCGCGCCCTCCCGGACCGGTGCGGTGGCGGGAGGACGGGATGTCTGA
- a CDS encoding thioesterase II family protein, whose amino-acid sequence MSSKWVSRIGSSRPDRPLLVLFPHAGSGPSAYQRWRTVAPLEVEILAVRFPGRETRIREALIPDLDTLVAQTAAGLAEILHGRRFAFFGHSVGALVAYELALLRRRQGLPGPVCLGVSGYPSPQVRIPDPLHEEPDDTLLNFLLKRRYVPQTLLTQKGFLEMFLPILRADFALAGGYRLRDERPLPCPIHAFAADADPFAAPHELEGWAGLTETEFSLDLFPGDHFYLFDNGSAILQKVTKPLL is encoded by the coding sequence ATGAGCAGCAAATGGGTTTCCCGGATCGGCTCCTCACGACCGGACCGCCCTCTTCTCGTGCTCTTTCCCCACGCCGGCAGCGGGCCGTCGGCCTATCAGCGCTGGCGAACCGTGGCCCCGTTGGAGGTCGAGATTCTCGCGGTGCGTTTTCCCGGCCGGGAGACGCGCATCCGTGAGGCCCTGATTCCGGACCTCGACACACTGGTGGCTCAGACCGCGGCCGGACTCGCCGAGATTCTGCACGGCCGCCGCTTCGCTTTCTTCGGGCACAGCGTGGGCGCTCTCGTCGCCTACGAACTGGCCCTGCTCCGCCGCCGGCAGGGCCTTCCCGGCCCGGTGTGCCTCGGGGTCTCCGGATACCCGTCGCCGCAGGTACGCATACCGGACCCGCTGCACGAGGAGCCTGACGACACACTGCTGAACTTCCTGCTGAAGCGGCGGTACGTACCGCAGACCCTGCTCACCCAGAAGGGTTTCCTGGAGATGTTCCTGCCCATCCTCAGGGCCGACTTCGCGCTGGCCGGGGGCTACCGACTGCGTGACGAGCGGCCCCTGCCGTGTCCCATCCACGCCTTCGCGGCCGATGCGGATCCCTTCGCCGCTCCGCATGAGCTGGAGGGCTGGGCCGGGCTCACCGAAACGGAGTTCTCGCTGGATCTCTTCCCCGGTGACCACTTCTATCTCTTCGACAACGGGTCCGCGATCCTCCAGAAAGTCACCAAGCCTTTGCTTTGA
- a CDS encoding cytochrome P450, with amino-acid sequence MLALKAVDFQDLDELDLLDLKLHATADLGPLWKRLRREAPVWWHRPRGDVPGFWVVTRYADVLSVLKDHKSFTVARGNMLGTLLHGGDTAAGRMVAVSDGRWHAGLRRLMLSGIGPRVLDLVKDIIETTTRDLVGRALERGDCDFARDVAAQIPLTAICELLGVPPQDRSRVLELTNQAMLSGGAEEPGVEIRVARSRILQYYANLAAVRGDVPGSDMVSLLATSEVDGRRLTKEEVLLNCYNLIVGGDETARLAMSGGLLALMENPQQWRRLRADPRLVDPAVEEILRWTSPASHIGRTALSDVTLHGEAIRAGDVVTVWNVSANRDERAFPEPDHFDIGRSPNRHLTFGHGLHFCIGAVLARLELRTMLRVLREQVASVEIRGEVRRIESNFITGVSSLPVTLNKAASA; translated from the coding sequence GTGCTCGCGTTGAAAGCCGTCGATTTCCAGGACCTCGACGAACTGGACCTACTGGATCTGAAGCTGCATGCGACGGCCGATCTGGGACCTCTGTGGAAGAGGCTCCGGCGGGAGGCTCCCGTGTGGTGGCACCGTCCGCGCGGAGACGTTCCCGGGTTCTGGGTCGTCACCCGGTATGCCGACGTGCTGAGCGTGCTCAAGGACCACAAGAGCTTCACGGTCGCTCGGGGGAACATGCTGGGGACCCTGCTGCACGGGGGCGACACCGCGGCCGGGCGGATGGTCGCCGTGTCGGACGGCCGGTGGCACGCGGGCCTGCGGCGGCTGATGCTCTCGGGCATCGGACCCCGGGTGCTCGACCTGGTCAAGGACATCATCGAGACCACGACACGCGACCTGGTCGGCCGGGCACTGGAGCGCGGCGACTGCGACTTCGCGCGCGACGTCGCGGCGCAGATCCCCCTGACGGCGATCTGCGAACTCCTGGGAGTGCCGCCGCAGGACCGGTCCCGCGTCCTGGAGCTGACGAACCAGGCGATGCTCTCCGGCGGGGCCGAAGAGCCCGGTGTCGAGATCCGCGTCGCCCGCAGCCGGATCCTGCAGTACTACGCCAACCTGGCGGCCGTACGCGGCGACGTCCCGGGCAGCGACATGGTCAGCCTCCTGGCCACCAGCGAGGTCGACGGGCGCCGGCTCACCAAGGAGGAGGTGCTGCTCAACTGCTACAACCTCATCGTCGGCGGGGACGAGACCGCGCGGCTGGCGATGAGCGGGGGACTGCTCGCGCTGATGGAGAACCCGCAGCAGTGGCGGCGGCTGCGCGCGGACCCCCGCCTGGTCGACCCGGCGGTCGAGGAGATCCTCCGGTGGACCTCGCCGGCCTCGCACATCGGGCGGACCGCCCTGTCCGACGTGACACTGCACGGCGAGGCGATACGGGCGGGCGATGTGGTGACCGTATGGAACGTCTCGGCCAACCGCGACGAGCGGGCGTTCCCGGAGCCCGACCACTTCGACATCGGGCGCTCCCCGAACCGGCACCTCACGTTCGGCCACGGCCTGCACTTCTGCATCGGAGCGGTCCTCGCCCGGCTGGAACTGCGCACGATGCTCCGCGTCCTGCGCGAGCAGGTCGCCTCGGTGGAGATCCGGGGCGAGGTACGACGCATCGAATCGAACTTCATCACGGGCGTCAGCAGTCTCCCGGTGACGCTCAACAAGGCCGCGTCTGCCTGA
- a CDS encoding heme o synthase translates to MSTLNSEKSMTVTDVNDISTSVPLAVPPNRPSVKDIAGAYLSLCKPRIVELLLVSALPTLFVASRGFPSFGDFLVVVVGGTCAAASAGAFNCFIDRDIDQLMERTRNRPLARHQVAPRAALIFGTCLGVVSVGLFLALSNLLAAVLTLCAIGYYALVYSLLLKRRTAQSTLWGGLCGSAPVLIAWATVTGSLSWTALCLFLVVFFWQPPHFWALAIKYRDDYARADIPVLPVVASTRRVLAESIVHSWLMVFSSVAVWPLAPTTPFYGVVSIGLGGAFLVKVHSIHQAVRRDRDPQTMGLFHGSIVYLTLLFASLAVDAVISSYGS, encoded by the coding sequence TTGAGCACGCTCAACAGCGAGAAAAGCATGACCGTCACCGACGTCAACGACATCAGCACGAGCGTTCCTCTCGCCGTTCCCCCGAACCGGCCGTCCGTCAAGGACATCGCGGGTGCCTATCTGTCTCTGTGCAAACCGCGCATCGTCGAGCTGTTGCTGGTCTCGGCCCTTCCCACTCTCTTCGTGGCAAGCCGAGGATTTCCGTCCTTCGGTGATTTTCTCGTCGTAGTCGTCGGTGGTACGTGTGCGGCGGCCAGTGCCGGTGCCTTCAACTGCTTCATCGATCGTGACATCGACCAGTTGATGGAGCGAACCAGAAACCGTCCACTGGCCCGGCACCAGGTCGCGCCGCGCGCGGCGCTGATCTTCGGAACCTGCCTCGGTGTGGTGTCCGTCGGCCTGTTCCTAGCCCTGTCCAACCTCCTCGCCGCCGTCCTCACCCTCTGCGCGATCGGCTACTACGCACTCGTCTACAGCCTGCTGCTGAAGCGGCGGACGGCGCAGAGCACGCTGTGGGGCGGCCTGTGCGGATCCGCCCCGGTGCTGATCGCCTGGGCGACCGTCACCGGGTCCCTGTCGTGGACCGCGCTCTGCCTCTTCCTGGTCGTCTTCTTCTGGCAGCCGCCGCACTTCTGGGCACTCGCCATCAAATACCGGGACGACTACGCCAGGGCCGACATTCCAGTTCTGCCCGTGGTGGCTTCCACCCGACGAGTGCTGGCCGAGAGCATCGTGCACAGCTGGCTCATGGTGTTCTCGTCGGTCGCCGTATGGCCACTCGCCCCCACCACGCCCTTTTACGGCGTCGTGTCGATCGGCCTGGGTGGGGCTTTTCTCGTCAAGGTGCACAGTATTCACCAGGCCGTACGACGAGACCGCGATCCGCAGACCATGGGGCTTTTCCACGGATCCATCGTCTACCTCACGCTGCTTTTCGCTTCGCTGGCCGTCGACGCGGTTATCAGCTCTTATGGATCGTGA
- a CDS encoding LLM class flavin-dependent oxidoreductase, which translates to MHLFSLIGGVGHHQGAWRRPNSRAEGATSLDYYSDIAALAERGTIDALLMADGLSLNSTHLASGCFPHIEPLTMLSALAARTSRIGLVGSVSTTFSEPYNVARQFATLDHISAGRAAWNIVTSGHGEVNFGDQPLPQHSDRYERADEYVEVVTALWNSWEPDAIVLDRANGVYADAAKVHKINHVGKHFKVEGPLNVSRSPQGRPVLVQAGSSGTGRSFAARHAEVVFTAQQTLAGCQDFYSDMKARVRAAGRNPEQVKVLPGVHPLLGSTEAEALRMEDELRHLIRTDIGMAWLSKQLGGVDLSGLDPSRPVPEELLPAVETVQERRSRYEVFRQLAVEEKYSINRLIEAEVMSQGHLVMVGAPEQIADRFAKWVAEGGADGFMMLPSYLPEGMELIVDGVIPELRKRGLFRSEYTGTTLRDHLGLEPLAGPDEH; encoded by the coding sequence ATGCACCTCTTTTCCCTGATCGGCGGGGTCGGACATCACCAGGGCGCGTGGCGCCGTCCGAACAGCCGTGCCGAAGGGGCCACCTCGCTGGACTACTACAGTGACATCGCGGCACTGGCCGAGCGCGGCACGATCGACGCCCTGCTCATGGCCGACGGACTGTCCCTGAACAGCACCCACTTGGCGAGCGGCTGCTTCCCGCACATCGAACCGCTGACCATGCTCTCCGCCCTCGCCGCGCGCACCAGCCGGATTGGGCTGGTGGGGAGCGTGTCGACGACCTTCAGCGAGCCGTACAACGTCGCCCGCCAGTTCGCGACCCTCGACCACATCAGCGCCGGCCGCGCCGCGTGGAACATCGTCACCTCCGGCCATGGCGAGGTGAACTTCGGCGACCAGCCGCTGCCGCAGCACTCGGACCGCTACGAGCGAGCGGACGAGTACGTTGAGGTTGTGACCGCGCTGTGGAACAGCTGGGAGCCCGACGCAATCGTCCTGGACCGCGCGAACGGGGTGTACGCGGACGCCGCGAAGGTCCACAAGATCAACCACGTGGGCAAGCACTTCAAGGTCGAGGGACCGCTGAACGTGTCCCGGAGCCCCCAGGGGCGGCCCGTGCTCGTCCAGGCCGGTTCGTCGGGCACCGGCCGGTCGTTCGCCGCGCGTCACGCCGAGGTGGTCTTCACCGCCCAGCAGACGCTGGCCGGCTGCCAGGACTTCTATAGCGACATGAAGGCCAGGGTACGCGCCGCCGGTCGCAACCCCGAGCAGGTGAAGGTCCTTCCGGGAGTCCACCCGCTCCTCGGCAGCACCGAGGCCGAAGCGCTGCGGATGGAGGACGAGCTTCGCCACCTCATCCGGACGGATATCGGAATGGCGTGGCTGTCCAAGCAGTTGGGCGGCGTCGACCTCTCCGGACTCGACCCGTCGAGGCCCGTTCCGGAGGAACTCCTGCCGGCCGTCGAGACGGTCCAGGAGCGCAGGAGCAGGTACGAGGTTTTCCGGCAGTTGGCCGTGGAGGAGAAGTACAGCATCAACCGGCTGATCGAGGCTGAGGTGATGTCCCAGGGGCACCTCGTGATGGTGGGCGCCCCGGAGCAGATTGCCGATCGCTTCGCGAAGTGGGTGGCGGAAGGTGGTGCGGACGGCTTCATGATGCTTCCGTCCTACCTGCCGGAGGGCATGGAGCTGATCGTGGACGGGGTCATTCCAGAGCTGCGGAAGCGGGGGCTGTTCCGCAGCGAGTACACCGGTACGACCCTGCGTGACCACCTCGGACTCGAGCCGCTTGCCGGGCCGGACGAGCATTAG